In the Brevundimonas mediterranea genome, GCCTGGGCGGCCCGCCCGCCCCGCCGGGACCGCGCGTCCGCGCCGCCGTGCTGGGCATCGTCCTGCCCCTCGCCCTCCTCTATCCCCTGACGGGCCTGAGCCTGGTCTTCGCCGTATTGCTCGATCGAGCCGTGCGGCCGATGATCCGGCGCCGTCCCGCCGTTTCCTGAAAGAACGACGCCATGAAGACCTATCTATCCCTCGCCGCCGTCGCCCTCGCACTGGCGGCCTGCAACCCGCCGCAAGAGGCCAAGACGGCGCCGGAGTCGCCCACAGCCACGGCGGCCGTGACCGCCGCCAACGCCTGGTGCCGGCCTTCGCCGAACGGGGCCAAGGCCGGCGGCTGCTACGTCACCCTGACCGCGACCACCGACGACCGACTGACCGGCGGCTCCAGCCCGCGCGCCGGCGAGCTTCAGGTCCACGAGATGAAGACCGAGAACGGCATGATGAAGATGGCGCAGTTGACCGAAGGCCTGCCGCTACCGGCCGGTCAGGCGGTCGGTCTGGCGCCCGGCGGCAATCACCTGATGCTGATCGGCCTGACCGCGCCCCTGGTCGCCGGCGAGACCGTGCCCATCACCCTGAAGTTCGCCTCGGCGCCCGAGGTGACGGTTCAGGCGGCGGTGCGCCAGCCGGCCATGGCGGGCATGGATCACGGCGCGCACTGACGCCTTTTGAAGCGCGAGCCTGACAAACCGGTTTGAACCGGCTAAAGGCTCGCGCCTCACGAGGAATACCATGGCCCTTAAAGTCGCGATCGTCGGCCTGCCCAATGTCGGCAAGTCCACCCTGTTCAACGCCCTGACCAAGACGGCGGCGGCCCAGGCGGCCAATTATCCGTTCTGCACCATCGAGCCGAACACCGGCGACGTGGCCGTGCCAGAGCCGCGCCTGAACGCCCTGGCCGAGGTCGCCGGGTCCAAGGAGATCATTCCCGCCCGCATCACCTTCGTCGATGTCGCCGGCCTGGTGCGCGGCGCGTCCAAGGGCGAGGGCCTGGGCAATCAGTTCCTGGCCAATATCCGCGACTGCGACGCCGTGGCCTTCGTCGCCCGTTGCTTCGTCGATGACGACATCACCCACGTCGAGAACCGCATCGATCCG is a window encoding:
- a CDS encoding copper chaperone PCu(A)C, giving the protein MKTYLSLAAVALALAACNPPQEAKTAPESPTATAAVTAANAWCRPSPNGAKAGGCYVTLTATTDDRLTGGSSPRAGELQVHEMKTENGMMKMAQLTEGLPLPAGQAVGLAPGGNHLMLIGLTAPLVAGETVPITLKFASAPEVTVQAAVRQPAMAGMDHGAH